One genomic region from Athalia rosae chromosome 3, iyAthRosa1.1, whole genome shotgun sequence encodes:
- the LOC105685397 gene encoding uncharacterized protein LOC105685397 isoform X5, which produces MRRKPSSRYRAGPARKIRRRAVLKNGECNVLQSRISRRSLRFLQDIFTTLVDTQWRWTLLCFTLSFLLSWLGFAVIWWLIAFTHGDFDAKHLPGAQAINNWTPCIYNIYSFTSCFLFSIETQHTIGYGSRTTSEECPEAIFVMCIQSIAGVMIQAFMVGIVFAKMTRPKQRTQTLLFSRNAVICQRDGELCLMFRVGDMRKSHIIGATVRAQVIRSRTTKEGEFLSQHQQELNVNADGNDGDLFFIWPTTIVHKINAESPLYNMSAENMLTERFEVVVILEGTIESTGQTTQARSSYLPQEILWGHRFEPMVSYSKERQGYEVDYSLFNSTVQVDTPLCSGRELAEFYRVQDDLRHGGEEFSGYLVDEDGLLIDAYQDNHLQIGQHNQNGMRTTGQRLVHAESTRSDNSLEDSAIGRSLYRDNSIASQLPQPNRENNLQQYKVLDRLGVDLDAIEVIDEDNLNQLPYATNREILKNSREILYEEDSNQGGLARDESFVSAKAFGSKKNMEILEASRPANNGRRHFVRYPMSDEDKRSLNGSRRNLSSRNLVQEEDKRSLNGSRRNLSGKRYLTTPLEKAESLHGSVRNLNVGSKENLIGSRRHTGSKELLNSIKRSAPVAQHPKSGTDEESKRTRPKASEKAPEKPKEEIEIRIESVARKNTPPNLQQVALASYLSPSELSPESGIIDGSTLSSPEAARRDLKLPTSSVIARNRRSYEHAQLQDVNEALTRTASGSSSSDSESAGAPLVILPGKTGVTLQKQKISYTSV; this is translated from the exons ATGCGAAGGAAGCCATC GAGCCGGTACAGAGCAGGCCCAGCGCGTAAAATCCGTAGACGTGCCGTGTTGAAGAACGGAGAATGCAACGTACTCCAGTCGAGGATATCCCGAAGATCGCTTCGCTTCCTGCAGGACATATTCACCACCCTGGTCGATACTCAATGGCGTTGGACGCTGCTGTGCTTCACCTTGAGTTTCCTACTATCCTGGTTGGGATTCGCGGTTATATGGTGGCTCATCGCCTTCACCCACGGTGACTTCGACGCGAAACACCTCCCGGGTGCCCAGGCTATCAACAACTGGACACCGTGCATATACAACATATACTCATTCACCAGCTGTTTCCTATTTTCCATCGAGACGCAACACACGATCGGATACGGCAGCCGAACGACCAGCGAAGAATGCCCGGAAGCGATATTCGTAATGTGCATCCAGAGCATCGCCGGTGTCATGATACAGGCTTTCATGGTCGGTATCGTATTCGCGAAGATGACGAGACCGAAGCAGAGGACCCAGACCCTGCTGTTCTCGAGGAACGCGGTAATCTGTCAACGGGACGGTGAACTTTGCCTGATGTTCCGTGTGGGAGACATGAGGAAATCTCACATAATAGGGGCGACGGTGAGGGCCCAGGTGATCCGTTCGAGGACGACGAAGGAGGGAGAATTTTTGTCGCAACATCAACAGGAGTTGAACGTAAACGCGGACGGTAACGACGGCGACCTATTCTTCATCTGGCCTACCACCATAGTCCACAAGATCAACGCCGAATCACCACTGTACAACATGTCCGCCGAGAACATGCTCACCGAACGATTCGAAGTCGTCGTTATACTGGAGGGGACGATAGAGTCCACCGGACAAACGACGCAGGCCAGGTCCTCCTACCTTCCTCAAGAAATATTGTGGGGGCATAGGTTCGAACCTATGGTCAGTTACTCCAAGGAACGTCAAGGGTACGAAGTCGATTACTCGCTTTTCAACAGCACCGTTCAAGTCGACACTCCACTTTGCTCGGGGAGGGAACTCGCCGAGTTCTACAGAGTTCAGGACGACCTTCGCCACGGTGGAG AGGAATTTTCAGGTTACCTGGTCGACGAGGACGGTCTCCTGATCGACGCCTACCAAGACAATCACCTGCAAATCGGTCAGCACAATCAAAATGGTATGAGAACGACCGGGCAACGTTTGGTACACGCGGAGAGTACGAGAAGCGATAACAGCTTGGAAGACAGCGCGATCGGTCGGAGTCTGTACAGAGATAATTCCATCGCTTCTCAATTACCCCAACCGAACAGGGAGAACAATCTGCAACAGTACAAGGTATTGGATCGTTTGGGGGTCGACCTGGACGCGATCGAAGTCATCGACGAGGATAACTTGAACCAACTTCCTTACGCTACGAACCGGGAGATCCTCAAAAACAGCCGGGAAATACTCTACGAGGAGGATTCGAACCAGGGTGGACTCGCGAGGGACGAAAGTTTCGTGTCCGCGAAGGCCTTCGGCAGCAAGAAAAACATGGAAATTCTGGAAGCTAGCAGACCAGCCAACAACGGAAGGAGACACTTTGTCAGGTACCCCATGTCCGACGAAGATAAAAGATCGTTGAACGGCTCACGGAGAAATCTGAGCAGCAGGAACTTGGTCCAGGAGGAGGACAAACGCTCGCTGAACGGATCGAGGAGAAACTTGAGCGGCAAACGGTATCTGACCACCCCGTTGGAGAAGGCCGAAAGTCTCCACGGCAGCGTTAGAAATTTGAACGTCGGTAGTAAGGAGAATCTGATCGGTTCCAGAAGACACACGGGTAGCAAGGAGCTCCTGAATTCGATAAAGAGGAGCGCCCCGGTCGCGCAACATCCGAAAAGTGGCACGGACGAGGAGAGCAAACGAACGCGACCAAAGGCGAGCGAAAAAGCGCCGGAGAAGCCGAAGGAGGAGATCGAGATCCGGATCGAAAGTGTAGCCCGGAAAAACACGCCGCCGAATCTGCAGCAGGTTGCCTTGGCGAGCTATTTGTCGCCCTCGGAGCTGTCGCCGGAATCTGGAATCATCGATGGCTCGACGCTTTCGAGTCCGGAAGCCGCCAGACGAGATCTGAAACTCCCGACGAGCTCGGTAATAGCGAGAAATCGGCGGAGCTACGAACACGCGCAACTACAAGACGTCAACGAAGCACTGACCAGAACGGCGAGCGGAAGCAGTTCTTCAGACAGCGAATCGGCCGGTGCCCCACTTGTTATCTTGCCCGGAAAAACCGGCGTCACTTTGCAAAAGCAGAAAATTTCTTACACCAGCGTCTGA
- the LOC105685397 gene encoding uncharacterized protein LOC105685397 isoform X3: protein MTTGKFERDSNRTTVCLLEDINRRTPLIALEETCGKSKTNATATTRAAASGSAAPGVRSSLVRKRSRQSWSRYRAGPARKIRRRAVLKNGECNVLQSRISRRSLRFLQDIFTTLVDTQWRWTLLCFTLSFLLSWLGFAVIWWLIAFTHGDFDAKHLPGAQAINNWTPCIYNIYSFTSCFLFSIETQHTIGYGSRTTSEECPEAIFVMCIQSIAGVMIQAFMVGIVFAKMTRPKQRTQTLLFSRNAVICQRDGELCLMFRVGDMRKSHIIGATVRAQVIRSRTTKEGEFLSQHQQELNVNADGNDGDLFFIWPTTIVHKINAESPLYNMSAENMLTERFEVVVILEGTIESTGQTTQARSSYLPQEILWGHRFEPMVSYSKERQGYEVDYSLFNSTVQVDTPLCSGRELAEFYRVQDDLRHGGEEFSGYLVDEDGLLIDAYQDNHLQIGQHNQNGMRTTGQRLVHAESTRSDNSLEDSAIGRSLYRDNSIASQLPQPNRENNLQQYKVLDRLGVDLDAIEVIDEDNLNQLPYATNREILKNSREILYEEDSNQGGLARDESFVSAKAFGSKKNMEILEASRPANNGRRHFVRYPMSDEDKRSLNGSRRNLSSRNLVQEEDKRSLNGSRRNLSGKRYLTTPLEKAESLHGSVRNLNVGSKENLIGSRRHTGSKELLNSIKRSAPVAQHPKSGTDEESKRTRPKASEKAPEKPKEEIEIRIESVARKNTPPNLQQVALASYLSPSELSPESGIIDGSTLSSPEAARRDLKLPTSSVIARNRRSYEHAQLQDVNEALTRTASGSSSSDSESAGAPLVILPGKTGVTLQKQKISYTSV, encoded by the exons ATGACCACCGGGAAATTCGAACGCGACTCGAACCGCACGACCGTTTGTCTGTTGGAGGATATCAACCGCAGGACACCTTTGATCGCACTCGAAGAAACGTGTGGAAAATCGAAGACGAACGCAACGGCGACGACACGTGCCGCCGCCTCCGGTAGTGCCGCCCCGGGCGTTAGATCCTCTTTAGTGCGTAAAAGGAGTCGTCAGAGCTG GAGCCGGTACAGAGCAGGCCCAGCGCGTAAAATCCGTAGACGTGCCGTGTTGAAGAACGGAGAATGCAACGTACTCCAGTCGAGGATATCCCGAAGATCGCTTCGCTTCCTGCAGGACATATTCACCACCCTGGTCGATACTCAATGGCGTTGGACGCTGCTGTGCTTCACCTTGAGTTTCCTACTATCCTGGTTGGGATTCGCGGTTATATGGTGGCTCATCGCCTTCACCCACGGTGACTTCGACGCGAAACACCTCCCGGGTGCCCAGGCTATCAACAACTGGACACCGTGCATATACAACATATACTCATTCACCAGCTGTTTCCTATTTTCCATCGAGACGCAACACACGATCGGATACGGCAGCCGAACGACCAGCGAAGAATGCCCGGAAGCGATATTCGTAATGTGCATCCAGAGCATCGCCGGTGTCATGATACAGGCTTTCATGGTCGGTATCGTATTCGCGAAGATGACGAGACCGAAGCAGAGGACCCAGACCCTGCTGTTCTCGAGGAACGCGGTAATCTGTCAACGGGACGGTGAACTTTGCCTGATGTTCCGTGTGGGAGACATGAGGAAATCTCACATAATAGGGGCGACGGTGAGGGCCCAGGTGATCCGTTCGAGGACGACGAAGGAGGGAGAATTTTTGTCGCAACATCAACAGGAGTTGAACGTAAACGCGGACGGTAACGACGGCGACCTATTCTTCATCTGGCCTACCACCATAGTCCACAAGATCAACGCCGAATCACCACTGTACAACATGTCCGCCGAGAACATGCTCACCGAACGATTCGAAGTCGTCGTTATACTGGAGGGGACGATAGAGTCCACCGGACAAACGACGCAGGCCAGGTCCTCCTACCTTCCTCAAGAAATATTGTGGGGGCATAGGTTCGAACCTATGGTCAGTTACTCCAAGGAACGTCAAGGGTACGAAGTCGATTACTCGCTTTTCAACAGCACCGTTCAAGTCGACACTCCACTTTGCTCGGGGAGGGAACTCGCCGAGTTCTACAGAGTTCAGGACGACCTTCGCCACGGTGGAG AGGAATTTTCAGGTTACCTGGTCGACGAGGACGGTCTCCTGATCGACGCCTACCAAGACAATCACCTGCAAATCGGTCAGCACAATCAAAATGGTATGAGAACGACCGGGCAACGTTTGGTACACGCGGAGAGTACGAGAAGCGATAACAGCTTGGAAGACAGCGCGATCGGTCGGAGTCTGTACAGAGATAATTCCATCGCTTCTCAATTACCCCAACCGAACAGGGAGAACAATCTGCAACAGTACAAGGTATTGGATCGTTTGGGGGTCGACCTGGACGCGATCGAAGTCATCGACGAGGATAACTTGAACCAACTTCCTTACGCTACGAACCGGGAGATCCTCAAAAACAGCCGGGAAATACTCTACGAGGAGGATTCGAACCAGGGTGGACTCGCGAGGGACGAAAGTTTCGTGTCCGCGAAGGCCTTCGGCAGCAAGAAAAACATGGAAATTCTGGAAGCTAGCAGACCAGCCAACAACGGAAGGAGACACTTTGTCAGGTACCCCATGTCCGACGAAGATAAAAGATCGTTGAACGGCTCACGGAGAAATCTGAGCAGCAGGAACTTGGTCCAGGAGGAGGACAAACGCTCGCTGAACGGATCGAGGAGAAACTTGAGCGGCAAACGGTATCTGACCACCCCGTTGGAGAAGGCCGAAAGTCTCCACGGCAGCGTTAGAAATTTGAACGTCGGTAGTAAGGAGAATCTGATCGGTTCCAGAAGACACACGGGTAGCAAGGAGCTCCTGAATTCGATAAAGAGGAGCGCCCCGGTCGCGCAACATCCGAAAAGTGGCACGGACGAGGAGAGCAAACGAACGCGACCAAAGGCGAGCGAAAAAGCGCCGGAGAAGCCGAAGGAGGAGATCGAGATCCGGATCGAAAGTGTAGCCCGGAAAAACACGCCGCCGAATCTGCAGCAGGTTGCCTTGGCGAGCTATTTGTCGCCCTCGGAGCTGTCGCCGGAATCTGGAATCATCGATGGCTCGACGCTTTCGAGTCCGGAAGCCGCCAGACGAGATCTGAAACTCCCGACGAGCTCGGTAATAGCGAGAAATCGGCGGAGCTACGAACACGCGCAACTACAAGACGTCAACGAAGCACTGACCAGAACGGCGAGCGGAAGCAGTTCTTCAGACAGCGAATCGGCCGGTGCCCCACTTGTTATCTTGCCCGGAAAAACCGGCGTCACTTTGCAAAAGCAGAAAATTTCTTACACCAGCGTCTGA
- the LOC105685397 gene encoding uncharacterized protein LOC105685397 isoform X1 yields the protein MRPAVGGMEEPQKLFRLPGTIEEEEERDAEAQENEENQPRAESPFLAQKIHTVPSMPRNITLIRVSTQSSSIGGVARQDSARSRYRAGPARKIRRRAVLKNGECNVLQSRISRRSLRFLQDIFTTLVDTQWRWTLLCFTLSFLLSWLGFAVIWWLIAFTHGDFDAKHLPGAQAINNWTPCIYNIYSFTSCFLFSIETQHTIGYGSRTTSEECPEAIFVMCIQSIAGVMIQAFMVGIVFAKMTRPKQRTQTLLFSRNAVICQRDGELCLMFRVGDMRKSHIIGATVRAQVIRSRTTKEGEFLSQHQQELNVNADGNDGDLFFIWPTTIVHKINAESPLYNMSAENMLTERFEVVVILEGTIESTGQTTQARSSYLPQEILWGHRFEPMVSYSKERQGYEVDYSLFNSTVQVDTPLCSGRELAEFYRVQDDLRHGGEEFSGYLVDEDGLLIDAYQDNHLQIGQHNQNGMRTTGQRLVHAESTRSDNSLEDSAIGRSLYRDNSIASQLPQPNRENNLQQYKVLDRLGVDLDAIEVIDEDNLNQLPYATNREILKNSREILYEEDSNQGGLARDESFVSAKAFGSKKNMEILEASRPANNGRRHFVRYPMSDEDKRSLNGSRRNLSSRNLVQEEDKRSLNGSRRNLSGKRYLTTPLEKAESLHGSVRNLNVGSKENLIGSRRHTGSKELLNSIKRSAPVAQHPKSGTDEESKRTRPKASEKAPEKPKEEIEIRIESVARKNTPPNLQQVALASYLSPSELSPESGIIDGSTLSSPEAARRDLKLPTSSVIARNRRSYEHAQLQDVNEALTRTASGSSSSDSESAGAPLVILPGKTGVTLQKQKISYTSV from the exons ATGCGTCCAGCGGTCGGCGGGATGGAGGAGccgcaaaaattatttcgattgcCAGGAACGattgaagaggaagaggagagagacgCGGAGGCtcaagaaaatgaagagaatcaACCGAGAGCGGAATCGCCATTTTTGGCACAAAAAATCCACACCGTACCGAGCATGCCGAGAAATATCACGCTCATTAGGGTCAGCACTCAAAGCAGTAGCATCGGAGGCGTCGCCCGGCAAGATTCCGCCAg GAGCCGGTACAGAGCAGGCCCAGCGCGTAAAATCCGTAGACGTGCCGTGTTGAAGAACGGAGAATGCAACGTACTCCAGTCGAGGATATCCCGAAGATCGCTTCGCTTCCTGCAGGACATATTCACCACCCTGGTCGATACTCAATGGCGTTGGACGCTGCTGTGCTTCACCTTGAGTTTCCTACTATCCTGGTTGGGATTCGCGGTTATATGGTGGCTCATCGCCTTCACCCACGGTGACTTCGACGCGAAACACCTCCCGGGTGCCCAGGCTATCAACAACTGGACACCGTGCATATACAACATATACTCATTCACCAGCTGTTTCCTATTTTCCATCGAGACGCAACACACGATCGGATACGGCAGCCGAACGACCAGCGAAGAATGCCCGGAAGCGATATTCGTAATGTGCATCCAGAGCATCGCCGGTGTCATGATACAGGCTTTCATGGTCGGTATCGTATTCGCGAAGATGACGAGACCGAAGCAGAGGACCCAGACCCTGCTGTTCTCGAGGAACGCGGTAATCTGTCAACGGGACGGTGAACTTTGCCTGATGTTCCGTGTGGGAGACATGAGGAAATCTCACATAATAGGGGCGACGGTGAGGGCCCAGGTGATCCGTTCGAGGACGACGAAGGAGGGAGAATTTTTGTCGCAACATCAACAGGAGTTGAACGTAAACGCGGACGGTAACGACGGCGACCTATTCTTCATCTGGCCTACCACCATAGTCCACAAGATCAACGCCGAATCACCACTGTACAACATGTCCGCCGAGAACATGCTCACCGAACGATTCGAAGTCGTCGTTATACTGGAGGGGACGATAGAGTCCACCGGACAAACGACGCAGGCCAGGTCCTCCTACCTTCCTCAAGAAATATTGTGGGGGCATAGGTTCGAACCTATGGTCAGTTACTCCAAGGAACGTCAAGGGTACGAAGTCGATTACTCGCTTTTCAACAGCACCGTTCAAGTCGACACTCCACTTTGCTCGGGGAGGGAACTCGCCGAGTTCTACAGAGTTCAGGACGACCTTCGCCACGGTGGAG AGGAATTTTCAGGTTACCTGGTCGACGAGGACGGTCTCCTGATCGACGCCTACCAAGACAATCACCTGCAAATCGGTCAGCACAATCAAAATGGTATGAGAACGACCGGGCAACGTTTGGTACACGCGGAGAGTACGAGAAGCGATAACAGCTTGGAAGACAGCGCGATCGGTCGGAGTCTGTACAGAGATAATTCCATCGCTTCTCAATTACCCCAACCGAACAGGGAGAACAATCTGCAACAGTACAAGGTATTGGATCGTTTGGGGGTCGACCTGGACGCGATCGAAGTCATCGACGAGGATAACTTGAACCAACTTCCTTACGCTACGAACCGGGAGATCCTCAAAAACAGCCGGGAAATACTCTACGAGGAGGATTCGAACCAGGGTGGACTCGCGAGGGACGAAAGTTTCGTGTCCGCGAAGGCCTTCGGCAGCAAGAAAAACATGGAAATTCTGGAAGCTAGCAGACCAGCCAACAACGGAAGGAGACACTTTGTCAGGTACCCCATGTCCGACGAAGATAAAAGATCGTTGAACGGCTCACGGAGAAATCTGAGCAGCAGGAACTTGGTCCAGGAGGAGGACAAACGCTCGCTGAACGGATCGAGGAGAAACTTGAGCGGCAAACGGTATCTGACCACCCCGTTGGAGAAGGCCGAAAGTCTCCACGGCAGCGTTAGAAATTTGAACGTCGGTAGTAAGGAGAATCTGATCGGTTCCAGAAGACACACGGGTAGCAAGGAGCTCCTGAATTCGATAAAGAGGAGCGCCCCGGTCGCGCAACATCCGAAAAGTGGCACGGACGAGGAGAGCAAACGAACGCGACCAAAGGCGAGCGAAAAAGCGCCGGAGAAGCCGAAGGAGGAGATCGAGATCCGGATCGAAAGTGTAGCCCGGAAAAACACGCCGCCGAATCTGCAGCAGGTTGCCTTGGCGAGCTATTTGTCGCCCTCGGAGCTGTCGCCGGAATCTGGAATCATCGATGGCTCGACGCTTTCGAGTCCGGAAGCCGCCAGACGAGATCTGAAACTCCCGACGAGCTCGGTAATAGCGAGAAATCGGCGGAGCTACGAACACGCGCAACTACAAGACGTCAACGAAGCACTGACCAGAACGGCGAGCGGAAGCAGTTCTTCAGACAGCGAATCGGCCGGTGCCCCACTTGTTATCTTGCCCGGAAAAACCGGCGTCACTTTGCAAAAGCAGAAAATTTCTTACACCAGCGTCTGA
- the LOC105685397 gene encoding uncharacterized protein LOC105685397 isoform X4, with protein MVYNMNERIPNGHLSGHSYSPDSGDEQNLLPGWRQQPIIVQVPKSPNPSSRSRSRYRAGPARKIRRRAVLKNGECNVLQSRISRRSLRFLQDIFTTLVDTQWRWTLLCFTLSFLLSWLGFAVIWWLIAFTHGDFDAKHLPGAQAINNWTPCIYNIYSFTSCFLFSIETQHTIGYGSRTTSEECPEAIFVMCIQSIAGVMIQAFMVGIVFAKMTRPKQRTQTLLFSRNAVICQRDGELCLMFRVGDMRKSHIIGATVRAQVIRSRTTKEGEFLSQHQQELNVNADGNDGDLFFIWPTTIVHKINAESPLYNMSAENMLTERFEVVVILEGTIESTGQTTQARSSYLPQEILWGHRFEPMVSYSKERQGYEVDYSLFNSTVQVDTPLCSGRELAEFYRVQDDLRHGGEEFSGYLVDEDGLLIDAYQDNHLQIGQHNQNGMRTTGQRLVHAESTRSDNSLEDSAIGRSLYRDNSIASQLPQPNRENNLQQYKVLDRLGVDLDAIEVIDEDNLNQLPYATNREILKNSREILYEEDSNQGGLARDESFVSAKAFGSKKNMEILEASRPANNGRRHFVRYPMSDEDKRSLNGSRRNLSSRNLVQEEDKRSLNGSRRNLSGKRYLTTPLEKAESLHGSVRNLNVGSKENLIGSRRHTGSKELLNSIKRSAPVAQHPKSGTDEESKRTRPKASEKAPEKPKEEIEIRIESVARKNTPPNLQQVALASYLSPSELSPESGIIDGSTLSSPEAARRDLKLPTSSVIARNRRSYEHAQLQDVNEALTRTASGSSSSDSESAGAPLVILPGKTGVTLQKQKISYTSV; from the exons atggtttacaatatgaacGAAAGAATTCCGAACGGTCATTTGAGCGGACATTCTTATTCTCCGGACAGTGGAGACGAACAAAATTTACTTCCGGGATGGAGACAACAGCCTATTATTGTCCAAGTTCCGAAAAGTCCGAATCCATCTTCCAGGAGCAG GAGCCGGTACAGAGCAGGCCCAGCGCGTAAAATCCGTAGACGTGCCGTGTTGAAGAACGGAGAATGCAACGTACTCCAGTCGAGGATATCCCGAAGATCGCTTCGCTTCCTGCAGGACATATTCACCACCCTGGTCGATACTCAATGGCGTTGGACGCTGCTGTGCTTCACCTTGAGTTTCCTACTATCCTGGTTGGGATTCGCGGTTATATGGTGGCTCATCGCCTTCACCCACGGTGACTTCGACGCGAAACACCTCCCGGGTGCCCAGGCTATCAACAACTGGACACCGTGCATATACAACATATACTCATTCACCAGCTGTTTCCTATTTTCCATCGAGACGCAACACACGATCGGATACGGCAGCCGAACGACCAGCGAAGAATGCCCGGAAGCGATATTCGTAATGTGCATCCAGAGCATCGCCGGTGTCATGATACAGGCTTTCATGGTCGGTATCGTATTCGCGAAGATGACGAGACCGAAGCAGAGGACCCAGACCCTGCTGTTCTCGAGGAACGCGGTAATCTGTCAACGGGACGGTGAACTTTGCCTGATGTTCCGTGTGGGAGACATGAGGAAATCTCACATAATAGGGGCGACGGTGAGGGCCCAGGTGATCCGTTCGAGGACGACGAAGGAGGGAGAATTTTTGTCGCAACATCAACAGGAGTTGAACGTAAACGCGGACGGTAACGACGGCGACCTATTCTTCATCTGGCCTACCACCATAGTCCACAAGATCAACGCCGAATCACCACTGTACAACATGTCCGCCGAGAACATGCTCACCGAACGATTCGAAGTCGTCGTTATACTGGAGGGGACGATAGAGTCCACCGGACAAACGACGCAGGCCAGGTCCTCCTACCTTCCTCAAGAAATATTGTGGGGGCATAGGTTCGAACCTATGGTCAGTTACTCCAAGGAACGTCAAGGGTACGAAGTCGATTACTCGCTTTTCAACAGCACCGTTCAAGTCGACACTCCACTTTGCTCGGGGAGGGAACTCGCCGAGTTCTACAGAGTTCAGGACGACCTTCGCCACGGTGGAG AGGAATTTTCAGGTTACCTGGTCGACGAGGACGGTCTCCTGATCGACGCCTACCAAGACAATCACCTGCAAATCGGTCAGCACAATCAAAATGGTATGAGAACGACCGGGCAACGTTTGGTACACGCGGAGAGTACGAGAAGCGATAACAGCTTGGAAGACAGCGCGATCGGTCGGAGTCTGTACAGAGATAATTCCATCGCTTCTCAATTACCCCAACCGAACAGGGAGAACAATCTGCAACAGTACAAGGTATTGGATCGTTTGGGGGTCGACCTGGACGCGATCGAAGTCATCGACGAGGATAACTTGAACCAACTTCCTTACGCTACGAACCGGGAGATCCTCAAAAACAGCCGGGAAATACTCTACGAGGAGGATTCGAACCAGGGTGGACTCGCGAGGGACGAAAGTTTCGTGTCCGCGAAGGCCTTCGGCAGCAAGAAAAACATGGAAATTCTGGAAGCTAGCAGACCAGCCAACAACGGAAGGAGACACTTTGTCAGGTACCCCATGTCCGACGAAGATAAAAGATCGTTGAACGGCTCACGGAGAAATCTGAGCAGCAGGAACTTGGTCCAGGAGGAGGACAAACGCTCGCTGAACGGATCGAGGAGAAACTTGAGCGGCAAACGGTATCTGACCACCCCGTTGGAGAAGGCCGAAAGTCTCCACGGCAGCGTTAGAAATTTGAACGTCGGTAGTAAGGAGAATCTGATCGGTTCCAGAAGACACACGGGTAGCAAGGAGCTCCTGAATTCGATAAAGAGGAGCGCCCCGGTCGCGCAACATCCGAAAAGTGGCACGGACGAGGAGAGCAAACGAACGCGACCAAAGGCGAGCGAAAAAGCGCCGGAGAAGCCGAAGGAGGAGATCGAGATCCGGATCGAAAGTGTAGCCCGGAAAAACACGCCGCCGAATCTGCAGCAGGTTGCCTTGGCGAGCTATTTGTCGCCCTCGGAGCTGTCGCCGGAATCTGGAATCATCGATGGCTCGACGCTTTCGAGTCCGGAAGCCGCCAGACGAGATCTGAAACTCCCGACGAGCTCGGTAATAGCGAGAAATCGGCGGAGCTACGAACACGCGCAACTACAAGACGTCAACGAAGCACTGACCAGAACGGCGAGCGGAAGCAGTTCTTCAGACAGCGAATCGGCCGGTGCCCCACTTGTTATCTTGCCCGGAAAAACCGGCGTCACTTTGCAAAAGCAGAAAATTTCTTACACCAGCGTCTGA